The following are from one region of the Nicotiana tomentosiformis chromosome 7, ASM39032v3, whole genome shotgun sequence genome:
- the LOC138896338 gene encoding uncharacterized protein has translation MADGIENPINNRNNENEPNIRGVVPLVPETALYDWAQPTADNLATAIAIDDILSYRQRPTESLQETWERFKGMLVKCPHHGIPDQMLGQIFYMGLADSLKANVDASAGGAFLSKTFPECKILLDKMAQNSGWMTRASTITPVVHSVALDPNNSIAENVATLMTQMSILTKKIDESGQKQQVHIVDTTNEGLCTSCINQPYVCSWSAEGDNQQYHEDMNYVSNYGGQRQGGLNWGQQNQQYRPAQQQYNNNNNAGAMRPMGQVAPYQRQQGYIQQNQQLTYQQPQQQQIMRPEDGFTKLEGMLQQLIGSTGKMHQRVDSHKSAIKGIEIQLGQISMALNNRPQGALPADTQVNPKEQGPK, from the exons ATGGCTGACGGAATAGAAAATCCAATAAACAACAGAAACAATGAGAATGAACCAAACATTCGGGGTGTGGTGCCTCTTGTACCAGAAACAGCattatatgattgggcacaacccaccgccgacaatctggcaaccgcaattgca attgatgatatattgagctaCAGGCAGAGACCAACAGAATCACTACAAGAAACATGGGAGAGATTCAAGGGCATGTTGGTTAAATGTCCACATCATGGTAtcccagatcagatgttggggcagaTATTCTACATGGGACTGGCTGAcagcttaaaggccaatgttgatgcttcagcggGTGGAGCATTTCTGAGTAAAACATTCCCAGAATGCAAGATCTTACTTGATAAGATGGcacaaaactcaggatggatgactaGAGCTTCTACGATCACTCCGGTAGTTCACTCAGTGGCGTTGGAtccaaacaactccatagctgAGAATGTGGCCACCCtaatgacacaaatgagtatcctcaccaaaaagattgatgaatcaggccagaagcagcaggttcacatagtTGACACAACTAATGAGGGCTTATGTACatcatgcattaaccaaccatatgtttGCTCGTGGAGTGCGGAAGGTGACAACCAGCAATATCATGAAGATATGAATTATGTATCCAACTATGGGGGACAAAGGCAAGGTGGTTTGAATTGGGGTCAacagaatcaacaatatagaccagcgcagcagcagtacaataacaacaacaatgctGGAGCTATGCGACCAATGGGTCAAGTTgcgccttaccaaaggcaacaaggCTACatccagcaaaatcagcagctgacttatcaacaacctcaacagcAACAGATTATGAGACCAGAGGATGGGTTTACTAAACTTGAGGGAATGCTGCAACAATTGATTGGGTCCACGGGAAAAATGCATCAAAGGGTAGACTCGCATAAATCAGCAATAAAGGGTATTGAGATCCAATTAGGACAGATTTCTATGGCCCTAAACAATCGTCCCCAGGGGGCGTTACCTGCAGAtacacaagtcaatccaaaagaacAGGGCCCAAAATag
- the LOC104096796 gene encoding 1,4-alpha-glucan-branching enzyme 2-2, chloroplastic/amyloplastic-like, protein MVYTLSGVRFPTVPSLHKSPAFTSNADRRNPSVSVFLKKHSVSRNTNSFEVWVLGLKGPSVWCFSGGFFIPPKSKLFSEYKKMREAIDKYEGGLEAFSRGYEKKGFTRSATGITYREWAPGAKWAALIGDFNNWNPNADVMTRNEFGIWEIFLPNNADGSPAIPHGPRVKLCSFSTVL, encoded by the exons ATGGTGTACACACTCTCTGGTGTTCGTTTTCCTACTGTTCCATCGCTTCACAAATCCCCTGCTTTCACTTCCAATGCTGATCGGAGGAATCCTAGCGTTTCCGTCTTCTTGAAAAAGCACTCTGTTTCAC GTAATACTAACTCTTTTGAAGTGTGGGTTCTGGGTTTAAAAGGACCTTCTGTATGGTGCTTTTCTGGAGGTTTCTTTATTCCTCCAAAAAGCAAGTT ATTTTCAGAGTACAAGAAAATGAGAGAGGCAATTGACAAGTATGAGGGTGGTTTGGAAGCTTTTTCTCGTGGTTACGAAAAAAAGGGTTTCACTCGTAG TGCTACAGGTATCACTTATCGGGAGTGGGCTCCTGGTGCCAAG TGGGCTGCCCTCATTGGAGATTTCAACAATTGGAACCCAAATGCTGACGTCATGACTCGG AACGAATTTGGTATCTGGGAGATTTTTTTGCCAAATAATGCAGACGGTTCTCCTGCAATTCCTCATGGGCCTAGAGTGAAGTTATGTTCATTTTCTACAGTGCTCTGA